From the genome of Nicotiana sylvestris chromosome 2, ASM39365v2, whole genome shotgun sequence, one region includes:
- the LOC104215608 gene encoding BURP domain-containing protein 6-like, with amino-acid sequence MPINRGRLCSVFHPSLCLQSFSYFYNISYSKFPMKFQLLYSLSIFLLAFVACVCYAAISPEVYWKVKLPHSPIPKVIKDLLPQSEDDVHTKEKVYYGLHQHGAWIFHDATEDEIREIKKQSPNVNELQHVNEGSNANSHFQDNLLYKPYFLEKDLEKGRVINFPSLKNKNEAPFLPRQYVESIPFSSKKLPEILNHFSIDSSSKDAQTIEETVKVCEEPAMKGERRKCPTSLESMVDFSLSMLGTNNIHVFTTEVEGENQMLQKYTIEEVQQLADGVNMICHKLNYAYAVHFCHGGGITKTFMVSMIGADGTKVKAVSICHKDTSLWNPKGLPFVVLKAKPGTTGICHFLQDDQIVFSPF; translated from the exons ATGCCTATAAATAGAGGAAGATTATGTTCTGTGTTCCATCCAAGCCTGTGCCTTCAGTCCTTTAGCTATTTCTACAATATCTCATATTCAAAGTTTCCAATGAAGTTTCAGCTACTCTACTCGCTCTCCATTTTTTTG CTTGCTTTTGTAGCATGTGTATGTTATGCAGCTATATCTCCGGAGGTTTATTGGAAAGTAAAATTGCCTCATTCTCCAATTCCCAAAGTCATCAAAGATTTGCTTCCTCAATCAG AGGATGACGTTCACACTAAAGAAAAAGTTTACTATGGTTTACACCAGCATGGAGCCTGGATTTTTCATGATGCTACCGAGGATGAGATACGTGAGATCAAAAAGCAAAGCCCAAACGTGAATGAGCTCCAACATGTAAATGAAGGAAGCAATGCCAACAGTCATTTTCAAGATAATTTGCTTTACAAACCTTACTTCTTAGAAAAGGATTTGGAGAAAGGAAGAGTCATCAACTTTCcctctttgaaaaataaaaatgaagcaCCCTTTTTGCCTCGCCAATATGTGGAATCGATTCCCTTCTCGTCGAAAAAACTCCCAGAAATTCTGAACCATTTCTCAATAGATAGCAGCTCAAAGGACGCTCAAACAATAGAGGAAACAGTCAAAGTTTGTGAAGAGCCAGCGATGAAAGGAGAGAGGAGAAAGTGTCCAACTTCTTTGGAGTCTATGGTAGATTTCAGTTTGTCTATGCTTGGAACAAATAATATTCATGTATTTACAACAGAGGTAGAAGGGGAAAATCAAATGTTGCAGAAATACACCATTGAAGAAGTTCAACAGTTAGCTGATGGGGTTAACATGATATGCCACAAACTTAATTATGCATATGCAGTGCACTTTTGCCATGGTGGAGGAATAACCAAGACATTTATGGTATCTATGATTGGTGCTGATGGAACAAAGGTCAAAGCAGTATCAATATGCCACAAAGATACATCTCTTTGGAACCCAAAAGGATTGCCTTTTGTAGTGCTTAAGGCTAAGCCTGGAACTACCGGTATTTGTCATTTCCTTCAAGATGATCAGATTGTTTTTTCTCCCTTCTAA